Within the Garra rufa chromosome 16, GarRuf1.0, whole genome shotgun sequence genome, the region TGTTTGACAGGTCTGTGTGTCACCCGAGGCCAAAGTTAAATTCTGATAAAAGAGATCATGTGTTTGACTAACATACTGGATTTTGACGTGGAAGTCTGATTTTTGTGCAAGTTTGTGTGCAGTTTTGAGATTGTGTTTGTAGCTGTGAGAAAATTATGAATTGTTTCATGAATCGAAAAAACTGTAAAGGAACACTTTGTCCATAAATGTAATCATTTATAATAGTTTCTTTcatctgtagaacacaaaagaagatattttgggcTCCAGTGTTGTTTGCTTCTCAGTGGTCTTCAGAAcaggaccagttctcctctggacagaccaaaccagcagtttgttccAATGTCAGATTTCTCATCAGGTTCCCGTGGTCTTGTCCTGATGGCTGTCTAGAGGTCTTCGTTAGGGATCTGTCTCTGGGcttcatctagttgatgtggtctctgctgacattcagggctgtagaggtcgtctctaagtgttgatccaccatctgaggCGGGTACGgtctggatccgggggactgcagggACCTAAGATCTCATctacagactggatctggcggctacggtgacgtCGGAATcagaacaaaacagactaatattagcgtagttGCCATTCTTCTtatgatgcaacgagtgcatcaggtgttatgggaagtgttcccggttccggttgacctaaataatgcagcctaacaatcctttaacggatttggattatagaaatgtgttagagagatgggtctttaatctagatttaatctgacagagtgtgtctgcctcccgaacagtgttaggtagattgttccagagtttgggcgctaaatgtgaaaaagatctgccgcccgcagttgattttgatattctaggtattattaAATTGctggagttttgagaacgcagcggacgtgagggactataatgtgataagagctcgcacaagtactgaggagctaaaccattgagggctttataagtaattagcaagattttgaaatctatccgatgtttaatagggagccagtgcagtgctgacagaaccgggctaatatgctcatactttctagttctagtaagaactctagctgctgcattttggaccagctggagtttgtttataaagcgtgcagaacaaccacccaataaagcattacaataatctacccttgaggtcatgaacgcatgaattaacgtttctgcatttgtcatcgagagcataggttgtaatttcgatatatttttgagatggaaaaatgtggtttttcaaatgctagaaatgtggctttcgaaggtaAGATTGCTATCAAATAGGACGaataggttcctgactgatgatgacgaattgacagagcagccattGAGTATTAAACTgggttttaggttattacatgcggaggttttaAGTCCAATAATTAAAACTGttatctgttttttcagaatttagcagtaagaaatgaCTCGTCCTtcagttttttatatcaactatgcattcCATTATTTCTTCAACGGAATGCATAAGTGatataaaaaaaagttgattATCACTATCACAAACAGATGAATTCTCACATGTAGGGACTCCTAAATTATACCTGTGTTTAATATGCTCTGTGTCAGAAATAATacaaagtattataatgtattttctattattgtattttttctttattttgaaagTTGATGCAACAATTATGTGATTTGCTTATATCCAATGAAAAGCATGTTTAATACAGGTGTATAATTACAAGCCAGTGACTGTTGAGCTTGAGGTTGCGTCATAACGTGAGTCACGTAATGAGGAAGAAGTATCGCACATGGAAAAAGAGTGTGCTGCCAGTGAGATCGGCTGTCTCTATTGAGAAAAGTGTATCATCATCCATTTGGAGACTACTATATTCATTGTAATATACGGCCCAAAGCATAGAGTGACGACGCTTGTTTATGTTATTTTCTTACGTGCAACTCATCTTTGTTTTCCGTGCTCCTGTGAGTCAATTAGTTATGCTGTGTGTGATGATAGCCTAGCGGCTATAGAGACGATTGCAGTCACGAACAGTAACTGTGTTTGAAGACTTATCAGCCATCTTTGTGGAGGACTTCGGAATTGCGTGCAGAACTGGACAGATCGTGTGTTTCATCACTGGACGTGGATCGTCTGATTTCATATCAAGTTCAAGATGGATCGTTAGGGGACGCTGAGTATTCGTGGTGTAAGGAACGTAATGTTGTTTCACTGTCAACTGGATGAACGTAAGTGACTTCATTTTCGTCTTGgattactttaaattgatcatctGATTAATGTGCACCAACGTCCTGGGCCCCAACGATACGATCGATCGTACATTTGAACTGTTTGACTGACTCGCATACATTTGAACTGTTTGACTGACGTACATTTAACGGATCGTAAGATATGTAACGTGCATACAGTACTGAAAGACAATGTGTGTGGTTTGAACTGCGGTGTTTTCTCAAGTGTATAACGAATCTTGAAAgagatattgttttttttattattatggggTTCTATAAGAAACAAAGTGTTTTAGTGGAATCGAGTTCTACATTGAGTTACAGTGTTCCAAAATAGAAATATAGCTAAGGTTGAAGAGGAGAGCGTAATAATTGGGAAAGAACAAGAATCGTTCTGAGACTACAAAAgagatttatatattttatttaaaagaagcAATTCGAATAACATCAGGGAGAATTGTTTATCTGCTTTCCTTAAAGAGAACGTTGTTATTGGTTTCTTGATTTACTGGTACTACTTAATACATTcatgtaaagaaaaataaatccaTCTTTGTTACTTTTCTCTTTAACATTTGTATTGTTATATTTCCTTGAGTCtggcaaattaattaatttactaagTTCCAGAATTCTTGTGATTAGcaagaaatttaattatttaatttatctgTAGTAAAGGGATTGAGTAAAATTTGTACAAGAGGAAAAAATCCCTTACATTTCATTTGttgtaaataaagaaagaaaagaaacactCTACCGGCCTAATTCACTATCTAATTGCCGGGAATCCAGGACTCTTGTTAGAGAAATAAGTAAATTAACCCCTAGGGTTAAGAAAAGGGTTACATTTttggaggcaccgctgggatACTGTGTTTTTCTATTTCCCTGTTTTACCAGTTTATTTCTCTTTTTCAGTTAGCAGTAGAAGGTAACCAGAATCAGTTTTAATTTTGTCTGTTTATTTTTTCTAGCAACCTGCCTTTAGTTTCAAAATATGGATCTCTCTCAGACTGTTCAGTGGAGTAGAGAGGAGAACATTAGCTCCTCACGTGCCATTGTGTTAAGCAATGTTCCTTTGGACGCTAGTAATGACACTATTGAGAAAGTATTAAACACAGTGAAGGTCTTTGGTCGTACTAAAATTTGTGGTCGCCGTGGTGACGTTACTGGCAAACAACTGTTTGTTTTAGTGGAGACTAGTACTGACCTTGATCCAAGTACTTTACCTCCTGAAATAGGTATTGAGCGGGAAGCTGGGCCCTGGCATGTTCACTTTGTGGGTGGTCTATCAGCCGATGACCCAGCTGCTGGCAGTGACCCCTTTCAGATTAAGTTGTTAGCCTTATTGCAGCAGGAGGGTAAGTCTATGGATGAAGTAAAGGCCATAGTAATGGGAGATCAGTCTCCTAAATCTGATATCAGTGTGGATCTAGTTAATGCAATAGGTAAATTAGTAGACAGATGTAATCAAACATCTACTGATGGACCTAGTTACCGAAAACTGAGGTTGTTCTCAGGCCTGAAGCCCGTTCCTCCAGGTGAGGAGGAATATGAAGTCTGGATGGAGCAGGCTGCACAAATGATCAGTGAATGGCAATGCACAGAGGCTGCCAAGAAACAACGCCTTGTTGAGAGTTTGCGGGGTCCTGCTGCTGATATTGTCAGGTTTTTGAAAGTGAGTAGCCCATCTGCAACTGCAAATGAGTACTTAGCTGCCCTTGAGACTGCATATGGAACTACGGAGAGTGGCCCTGACCTTATGGCTAGATTTCGTCACACTTATCAGGAAAATGGAGAGAAACTTTCAGCTTTCTTGTACCGCCTAGACAAACTTCTCCACAGAGCCTTGTTGAAGGGTGGGATTAATGCAGCCGGCATAAATGGAGCCAGAATGGAGCAGCTAATTAAGGGAGCACTTACCAATGATATGGTTGCGTTGCGAATCAGAATGACTCACACTTTGCAGAGTCCTCCATCTTTTTCACAGTTGATGAAGGAAATACGTGAGGAAGAACACTGGGTAGCTGCAAGAGAAAATGTTAAAGCTTCGGTCGCCACTGTTGTCTCTCCCCAGGCATCTGTGCCGTCTGAATTACAAAACCTAAAGAAGGAGGTTAAAGAGCTATCTACCCAGGTGAGTCAACTGTTGAACGTGGCTACTGTGACTTGTGCTTCTGATTTTGCTCCTCAGAAACCATCCAGTAAAAACCCTGGGAGTGTGAACCGAGACAACCCCCAAAAAGCTAAATCCACCCAGCCACCAGTGCCCGGGATCTTTTGCTACAAATGTGGTGAAGATGGACATAAGAAGTGGGAATGCAAAGCACCAGAGGACCTCAGGAAAGTTAATCAGAAGCTGATAAAGATGCATCGCTTGCAGGGAAACTGGGCAGGAGCTCAGTGAAGGAACGGCACGGGGCTCCTGAGACAACACGTTCCACTTGTGGTTCATTCATGCTTGATGCTGGTAAGCCAAAACTTCCTGAGGGGTTAGTAGGACCTGTCTCTGAAGTGCCAGTCCAGATAGAAGGTATCTACGCTAAAGCTCTTCTTGACAGCGGTTCGCAGGTTACTTTATTATACCGCAGTTTTTATGACACTTATCTGAAACACTTAGACCTTCAGCCTGTGGAAAACCTTGAGATTTGGGGTTTAAGCTCACATAAATACCCTTATGATGGATACCTGCCCCTCAGACTTGAGTTCACGGAAAGTGTAGCTGGAGTGCATCAAGTGATTGACACGCTTGCCATTGTATGCCCAGACCCTGTGAAACGGGAAGGAATAGCCATTTTGCTCGGGACAAACACTAGCTTAGTGAAGAAGCTGCTTGAGTCTTGCCGTCAACAAGCTGGTGAGAAATTTTTGAATGTGCTAACCATACATCCCGTAATCAGAGAAGCCTACGAGTCTATTCAACAGACGGATGTTTCACAGGATGACCCAGACAAGCATGGAACAGTTTGGTTCGTGAAGCATAACCCTGTTGTTCTGAAACCAAATCAAGTTTTGCAGCTTCCTGGTCTGCTTAAGTTTCCTGGTCAGATGACTGAATCTCTAGTGTTAGTAGACAGAGCAGCAGTTGGTGATACACACTCTGATGATCTAGAGGTGAGGCCTGAACTTCATTCAGCATCCGTTGTGTCCAGTCAGCGAGTCACAGTGACCGCCAGGAACATGTCTACAAAAGAAGTATGGGTGAAGCGAGGAACTCCTCTTGCCCATGTTTTTCCAGTATCCTTAGTGCCACAACTTCCTGCTAAACATCCACCTGAACAAAATACTTTGACACCTGCATCTTTTGATTTTGGAGATTCTCCAATGCCAGAGGAAGCAAAACAGAGCTTGTGTGAGAAAATGATGCAGAGAAAGGAAGTGTTTTCTCTACACGAGTGGGATGTGGGATGTTCAAAAAGCACCACTCATGAGATAAGGTTGCATGATTCACGCCCTTTCAGAGAAAGATCCCGCCGTCTTGCCCCTGCTGACTTGGAAGACGTGCGACTGCACCTCAGAGAATTGCAGAGTAGTGGCATTATATCAGAGTCCCGCAGCCCCTACGCTTCGCCCATTGTCGTGGTTCGCAAAAAGTCCGGGAAGGTTAGAATGTGTGTGGACTATCGGACGCTCAACCAAAGGACTACACCAGACCAGTATACTGTGCCCCGCATTGAGGATGCCCTCCATAGTCTTTCCGGAAGTAGATGGTTCAGTGTTCTCGACTTGAGGAGCGGATACTATCAAATACCCATGAGTGACGCCGACAAGGAGAAGACTGCATTCA harbors:
- the LOC141288139 gene encoding paraneoplastic antigen Ma1 homolog, which produces MDLSQTVQWSREENISSSRAIVLSNVPLDASNDTIEKVLNTVKVFGRTKICGRRGDVTGKQLFVLVETSTDLDPSTLPPEIGIEREAGPWHVHFVGGLSADDPAAGSDPFQIKLLALLQQEGKSMDEVKAIVMGDQSPKSDISVDLVNAIGKLVDRCNQTSTDGPSYRKLRLFSGLKPVPPGEEEYEVWMEQAAQMISEWQCTEAAKKQRLVESLRGPAADIVRFLKVSSPSATANEYLAALETAYGTTESGPDLMARFRHTYQENGEKLSAFLYRLDKLLHRALLKGGINAAGINGARMEQLIKGALTNDMVALRIRMTHTLQSPPSFSQLMKEIREEEHWVAARENVKASVATVVSPQASVPSELQNLKKEVKELSTQVSQLLNVATVTCASDFAPQKPSSKNPGSVNRDNPQKAKSTQPPVPGIFCYKCGEDGHKKWECKAPEDLRKVNQKLIKMHRLQGNWAGAQ